From a single Desulfonatronovibrio hydrogenovorans DSM 9292 genomic region:
- a CDS encoding MATE family efflux transporter gives MDSLSSSYKAIWKLAWPQILMMLFHFLIGFVDVWVAGRLGRDVQACMGMITQALFFFLVVAIALANGSVAAISQSVGAGLIRRVQRYIGLGLEIGVVLGFVFLVAGFLFRDGLLELLQVPDEIMPIAAYLLKVYLYVLPGYYLLIICNAFFRAQKKVMIPLFAMMIVTAVNTFGDFAFGLGMWGFPEYGYKGLAWSTFGSVLCGTVFSLVVLYRHGLLKRKSFAPWCWIKKAFPYLFKVAWPAGLMQLVWHSAYMVLYAITAALPLGSVVALAGMSAGIRVESLLFLPGFAFNFTASILVGNYLGQGDIKGAKRMGYLVMLFGLGLVSTLTLLLWLVIEPVAGFIAPDPEVSLEAVNYLKYNMAAMPFLLVSMILGGALTGAGATFYQMIVMGSSAWLVRIPLAWYLGHVHMQEATGIWLAMFISMVVQALLMLYFYQIKDWTRFSMKKTKRAIQPSNTINKFKAGK, from the coding sequence TTGGATTCATTAAGCTCTTCATATAAAGCCATATGGAAACTGGCCTGGCCCCAGATTCTGATGATGCTCTTTCATTTCCTCATCGGATTTGTTGATGTCTGGGTGGCGGGCCGACTGGGTCGAGACGTCCAGGCCTGCATGGGCATGATTACCCAGGCCCTGTTTTTTTTCCTGGTGGTGGCCATTGCCCTGGCTAATGGAAGCGTGGCCGCCATAAGCCAGTCTGTTGGTGCCGGTCTCATCAGGCGGGTTCAGAGGTATATCGGTCTTGGACTGGAAATCGGCGTTGTTCTGGGGTTTGTGTTTCTGGTGGCAGGATTCCTTTTCCGGGATGGGCTGCTGGAGCTGCTGCAGGTCCCGGATGAAATCATGCCCATTGCCGCCTACCTCCTTAAAGTCTACTTGTACGTCCTGCCAGGATACTATCTGCTGATCATCTGTAATGCTTTTTTCCGGGCTCAGAAAAAGGTCATGATTCCCCTGTTTGCCATGATGATCGTGACCGCTGTGAATACCTTTGGTGATTTCGCCTTTGGCCTGGGCATGTGGGGTTTTCCCGAATACGGATACAAGGGGCTGGCCTGGAGCACCTTTGGTTCTGTTTTGTGCGGTACGGTGTTCAGCCTGGTGGTGCTTTACAGGCATGGTCTTTTAAAGAGAAAAAGCTTTGCCCCGTGGTGCTGGATAAAAAAGGCCTTCCCATATCTGTTCAAGGTGGCCTGGCCGGCCGGGCTGATGCAATTGGTCTGGCATTCTGCCTATATGGTCCTTTATGCCATTACTGCAGCTCTGCCCCTGGGCAGTGTGGTAGCTCTGGCCGGGATGAGCGCTGGGATCAGGGTGGAGTCCCTTCTTTTTCTTCCCGGCTTTGCCTTTAATTTTACAGCTTCCATTCTGGTGGGTAACTATTTAGGTCAGGGAGACATAAAAGGGGCCAAGAGAATGGGGTATCTGGTCATGCTTTTTGGTCTGGGGCTGGTCAGTACCCTGACTCTGCTCCTGTGGCTGGTCATTGAGCCTGTAGCCGGATTCATTGCCCCGGATCCTGAAGTCAGCCTGGAGGCAGTTAACTATCTGAAATATAACATGGCTGCCATGCCTTTCCTGCTGGTGTCCATGATCCTTGGCGGGGCTCTGACCGGTGCTGGTGCGACCTTTTATCAGATGATTGTTATGGGTTCTTCGGCCTGGCTGGTCAGGATTCCCCTGGCCTGGTACCTGGGGCATGTCCATATGCAGGAAGCTACAGGTATCTGGCTGGCCATGTTCATCTCCATGGTTGTCCAGGCTCTGCTTATGCTTTATTTTTACCAGATCAAGGACTGGACCAGGTTTTCCATGAAAAAAACTAAAAGGGCCATTCAGCCCAGCAACACCATAAACAAGTTCAAAGCCGGGAAATGA
- a CDS encoding FxsA family protein yields the protein MLAKLFAAFVIIPILEIYVIIKIGSYIGAGWTVFLVIATAFVGAYLAKMQGAQTMLRMRTNMQQGIPPTSDILDAFLIFAAGLVFLTPGFLTDVLGVLILFPPTRQPIKFWLIKKIDQWMSQGNVHIRRF from the coding sequence ATGCTAGCGAAATTGTTTGCCGCCTTCGTGATTATCCCCATCCTGGAAATCTATGTGATAATCAAGATCGGATCTTATATCGGAGCCGGATGGACCGTGTTTCTGGTCATTGCCACGGCCTTTGTAGGGGCATACCTGGCCAAGATGCAGGGAGCCCAGACCATGCTCAGGATGCGGACCAACATGCAGCAGGGCATTCCACCCACCAGTGACATCCTGGATGCCTTTCTGATCTTTGCCGCTGGCCTGGTTTTTCTGACCCCGGGCTTTCTGACCGATGTCCTGGGTGTACTTATCCTGTTTCCTCCCACCAGACAGCCCATCAAGTTCTGGCTCATCAAGAAAATAGACCAGTGGATGAGCCAGGGCAACGTGCATATCCGCAGGTTCTAG
- a CDS encoding bile acid:sodium symporter family protein — MGINKWLKQNWFLVGLLGAAFLAWLTPGLGAAGGALKSEMTTRLGVVLIFFFQGLTLSLAVLKKGVMQWKLHVFAQAFIFLVIPLVALAMILVVGDLLSPDLKLGIFFLGALPTTIATSVAYTAMVKGNVAGSVFNSTVANLAGIFITPLWISLWLQTSGETLPLGRLFLDISLMLLAPLVAGQIIRPLVYQWTDPLKKLFSTLSSLIILFIVYAAFSNSWQQNIWAAHGTGTAVLAAAAAIILFFTVMALVWSGIRLFRFNHENAMSALFCGSQKTLAAGAPMANLIFASQPGLGIILLPLMFYHIIQLFLGGLLVNRINQKAGQED, encoded by the coding sequence GTGGGTATCAATAAGTGGCTGAAGCAGAACTGGTTTCTAGTCGGACTTCTTGGTGCGGCCTTCCTGGCCTGGCTCACCCCGGGCCTGGGAGCTGCAGGAGGGGCCCTCAAGAGTGAGATGACCACTAGGCTGGGGGTGGTCCTGATTTTCTTTTTTCAGGGTCTGACCCTTTCCCTGGCTGTCCTGAAAAAAGGGGTTATGCAGTGGAAACTGCATGTTTTTGCCCAGGCTTTCATATTCCTGGTCATTCCCCTGGTGGCCCTGGCCATGATCCTTGTGGTCGGAGACCTGCTTTCACCGGATCTCAAACTCGGTATTTTCTTTCTAGGTGCCCTGCCCACCACCATAGCCACTTCTGTGGCCTACACCGCCATGGTCAAAGGCAATGTGGCCGGATCTGTATTCAATTCCACCGTGGCCAACCTGGCCGGCATTTTCATTACACCTTTGTGGATAAGCCTGTGGCTGCAGACCAGCGGGGAAACCCTGCCCCTGGGCAGGCTGTTCCTGGACATCTCTCTGATGCTTCTGGCCCCCCTGGTGGCCGGACAGATCATTAGACCCCTGGTTTACCAATGGACCGATCCTCTGAAAAAGCTCTTCTCCACCCTTAGCAGCCTGATCATCCTCTTTATCGTCTATGCAGCCTTCAGCAATTCCTGGCAGCAGAATATCTGGGCAGCCCACGGAACCGGAACCGCTGTCCTGGCCGCTGCTGCAGCCATCATTCTGTTTTTCACGGTCATGGCTCTGGTCTGGTCGGGAATCAGACTTTTCCGGTTCAATCACGAAAACGCCATGTCCGCACTGTTCTGCGGCTCCCAGAAAACCCTGGCTGCCGGAGCACCCATGGCCAACCTCATCTTTGCCTCCCAGCCGGGTCTGGGCATCATCTTGCTGCCTTTGATGTTCTATCACATCATTCAGCTCTTTCTGGGCGGACTTTTGGTCAACCGGATCAACCAGAAGGCTGGGCAAGAAGATTGA